Proteins from a genomic interval of Halopseudomonas litoralis:
- a CDS encoding IS5 family transposase yields MKQMSFADAEYAGKRKQTRRERFLLEMDRVVPWKPLLALIEPHYPKGEGGRPAYPLDAMLRVHLMQNWFGYSDPAMEEALYETTILRLFAGLQLDRIPDETTILKFRRLLERYGLSTALFEVVNRYLGEHGLMLRHGTVVDATIIHAPSSTKNKEGKRDPEMHQTKKGNQYYFGMKAHIGVDAESGLVHSLVGTAANAGDVTQVDKLLHGEETHVCGDAGYTGVQKRDEHKGRKQVVWSIAMRPGKLKTLSKTKLIEKGLRRIERAKASTRAKVEHPFRVIKCQFGFTKVRYKGLAKNTAQLHTLFALANLWMARKQLLSAG; encoded by the coding sequence ATGAAACAGATGAGCTTTGCAGACGCCGAATACGCTGGTAAACGTAAGCAGACCCGCCGTGAGCGCTTTCTGCTGGAAATGGATCGAGTGGTTCCCTGGAAGCCATTGCTGGCGCTGATCGAGCCGCACTATCCCAAGGGCGAAGGTGGTCGACCTGCTTACCCGCTCGACGCGATGCTGCGAGTTCATCTGATGCAGAACTGGTTTGGGTACAGCGATCCAGCGATGGAAGAAGCGCTGTATGAAACCACCATCTTGCGACTCTTCGCGGGCCTTCAACTTGATCGCATTCCGGATGAAACCACTATTCTCAAATTCCGTCGGCTGCTGGAACGCTACGGCCTGTCCACGGCGTTGTTCGAAGTGGTCAATCGTTACCTGGGTGAGCACGGGCTAATGCTGCGCCACGGCACCGTGGTCGATGCAACCATCATTCATGCACCCAGTTCGACCAAGAACAAAGAAGGTAAGCGCGATCCCGAGATGCATCAGACCAAGAAGGGTAACCAGTATTATTTTGGCATGAAGGCCCACATTGGCGTTGATGCTGAGTCAGGGCTGGTTCACAGTCTCGTGGGGACGGCGGCCAATGCGGGCGATGTTACTCAGGTAGACAAGCTTCTGCATGGCGAAGAAACCCATGTATGCGGTGACGCCGGCTATACCGGCGTTCAGAAACGGGATGAACACAAAGGGCGCAAGCAGGTGGTCTGGTCGATTGCGATGCGCCCAGGCAAGCTCAAGACATTGAGCAAAACCAAGCTGATCGAGAAAGGCTTGCGCCGAATCGAGCGGGCCAAAGCCAGTACACGAGCCAAGGTCGAGCATCCGTTTCGAGTGATCAAATGCCAGTTCGGATTCACCAAGGTGCGCTACAAGGGCCTGGCGAAGAACACGGCCCAGTTGCATACCTTGTTCGCCCTGGCCAACCTATGGATGGCCCGAAAACAGCTGTTAAGTGCAGGATAA
- a CDS encoding DUF2790 domain-containing protein has translation MINKIAAFSIMFFSSFALAEGSTDTVYGEMIKKNEKKWREYALSMGKNPPETEHYRYGMKLDVEKVLHLTSRNIGCGVMPAQMAYKDSNDELRILEYRTSGTKCPGDGG, from the coding sequence ATGATAAATAAAATTGCGGCTTTCTCTATTATGTTTTTTTCTTCTTTCGCGCTGGCTGAGGGGAGTACTGATACTGTTTATGGTGAAATGATCAAAAAAAATGAGAAGAAGTGGCGCGAATACGCCTTGTCAATGGGCAAGAATCCACCGGAAACGGAACACTACCGATACGGAATGAAACTTGATGTAGAAAAAGTCCTACATCTTACCTCCAGAAATATAGGTTGTGGTGTCATGCCAGCTCAGATGGCATACAAAGATTCCAACGATGAGCTGCGTATCCTTGAGTATCGTACCTCCGGTACCAAGTGCCCAGGAGACGGAGGGTGA
- a CDS encoding methyltransferase family protein, which produces MRALENKIPPPIVTALFGLLMWLAAHYMPGLDLPYLGRVLMALFVLAVGVCFSVAGVLSFRQAQTTVNPLKPETASALVRSGIYQYSRNPMYVGFALLLLAWACYLASPLALLGVLGFVLYMNRFQISPEERALTTLFGGKFRAYQAQVRRWL; this is translated from the coding sequence ATGCGAGCACTGGAAAACAAGATACCTCCGCCGATTGTGACCGCCCTCTTCGGGCTGCTAATGTGGTTGGCTGCCCACTATATGCCGGGCCTTGACCTGCCGTATTTGGGGCGGGTGTTGATGGCGCTGTTCGTTTTGGCCGTAGGCGTTTGCTTCAGTGTGGCCGGAGTTCTGTCGTTTCGGCAAGCTCAGACCACCGTCAATCCCTTGAAACCTGAAACTGCATCGGCGCTGGTACGATCGGGTATCTATCAGTACTCACGCAACCCGATGTACGTCGGCTTTGCCCTGTTGCTGCTGGCCTGGGCTTGTTATCTGGCATCACCGTTGGCGTTGCTTGGGGTGCTGGGATTTGTTCTGTATATGAATCGCTTCCAAATCAGCCCTGAGGAGCGCGCCCTGACAACCCTGTTCGGCGGCAAGTTCCGGGCCTATCAAGCCCAAGTGCGTCGCTGGCTCTAA
- a CDS encoding copper-binding protein encodes MRLISISIAMLLLTPISATAAEQPGKNKHMSHNATSQSASESIAIASGTVKKINLESGMMVIAHGPVESLGWPPMTMGFKASPDLMRDLKERDVIEFEFTSSGMHSTIISIDKM; translated from the coding sequence ATGAGACTCATATCTATAAGTATAGCAATGCTATTGTTAACGCCTATTTCTGCCACAGCGGCGGAGCAACCAGGAAAAAACAAACACATGAGTCATAACGCGACGAGTCAAAGTGCATCCGAATCAATCGCCATAGCCAGCGGAACGGTTAAAAAGATTAATTTGGAAAGCGGAATGATGGTGATCGCCCACGGTCCCGTTGAATCTTTAGGCTGGCCGCCAATGACCATGGGCTTCAAAGCTTCACCTGATCTAATGCGAGACTTGAAAGAAAGAGATGTAATCGAGTTCGAGTTCACATCCAGTGGAATGCATTCGACCATAATCAGTATTGATAAAATGTAA
- a CDS encoding efflux RND transporter permease subunit: MIAVIIRWSVANRFLILLATLFAVAWGVWSVKNTAMDALPDLSDVQVIIRTPFPGQAPQIVENQVTYPLTTTMLSVPGAKTVRGYSFFGDSFVYVLFEDGTDLYWARSRVLEYLSQVQSRLPATAKPALGPDATGVGWIYQYALVDRTGNHDLAQLRSLQDWFLRYELKTLPNVAEVAPIGGMVKQYQVVLDPVRMASRGITQQQIAQAIDEANRETGGSVLELAETEFMVRATGYLQTLNDFRAIPLRLDSGVPVTLGDVAHIQLGPEMRRGIAELDGEGEVVGGVVILRSGKNARETIAAVQSKLDELKASLPEGVEIVTTYDRSKLIDSAVKNLSSKLILEFIIVALVCALFLWHLRSSLVAIVSLPIGILIAFIIMQRQGINANIMSLGGIAIAIGAMVDAAIVMVENTHKHIESWHREHPDSTLKGEAHWKVITDAAVEVGPALFFCLLIITLSFIPVFTLEAQEGRLFGPLAFTKTYAMAAAAGLSVTLVPVLMGYWIRGKIPNEHRNPLNRGLIKMYEPVLDAVLRWPKTTLMVAVLVFLTGLWPASQLGGEFLPPMDEGDLLYMPTALPGLSANKASELLQQTNRLIKTVPEVAHVFGKAGRADTATDPAPLEMFETTIQFKPKEEWRPGMTAEKLVEELDQTVQVPGLANLWIPPIRNRIDMLATGIKSPIGVKVYGTDLAQIEKTTKAIEDIAKTIPGVTMSLAERLTGGRYIDVDIDRQTAARYGLNIADVQAIVAGAIGGQTIGETVEGLARYPINLRYGREWRDSLGTLRELPIFTPQGAQITLGTVAKIQVVDGPPMLNSENARLSGVVYIDARGRDMAAVVNDLKERVSESVEIGAGMSINYSGQFEFMERANAKLKLVVPATMLIIFVLLYLIFSRIGEAMLIMVTLPFALTGGVWFLYLLGYHFSISTGVGFIALAGVSAEFGVIMLLYLKNAWVERLEKGAQGEGDLLDAIHEGAVQRVRPKAMTVAVIIAGLLPILLGSGTGSEIMSRIAAPMVGGMITAPLLSLFVLPAAYLLMHRKRSRSLTTQPTSKYGEY; this comes from the coding sequence ATGATTGCTGTCATTATCCGGTGGTCGGTAGCCAACCGTTTCTTGATTCTGCTGGCCACCTTGTTTGCAGTGGCCTGGGGCGTGTGGTCGGTCAAGAATACTGCAATGGATGCGCTGCCTGACCTGTCCGATGTTCAGGTCATCATCCGTACTCCCTTTCCTGGGCAGGCTCCACAGATCGTCGAGAATCAGGTGACATACCCCCTGACGACAACCATGTTGTCCGTGCCCGGGGCCAAGACCGTTCGCGGTTACTCCTTCTTCGGCGATAGCTTCGTCTACGTCCTGTTCGAGGACGGCACTGATCTCTATTGGGCTCGCTCACGTGTACTGGAGTATCTGAGCCAGGTTCAAAGCCGCCTTCCGGCTACTGCCAAGCCGGCCCTGGGGCCCGACGCTACAGGGGTGGGCTGGATTTACCAATATGCGCTGGTAGACCGCACGGGAAATCATGACCTCGCCCAATTGCGCTCGTTGCAAGACTGGTTCCTGCGCTACGAGCTCAAGACTCTGCCCAATGTTGCGGAAGTAGCCCCCATAGGTGGAATGGTTAAACAGTACCAGGTTGTCCTAGATCCGGTGCGTATGGCTAGCAGAGGGATAACTCAGCAACAGATCGCCCAGGCTATCGACGAAGCCAACCGGGAGACAGGCGGTAGTGTCCTGGAGCTCGCGGAAACGGAATTCATGGTGCGTGCGACGGGATATCTGCAAACCTTGAACGACTTTCGCGCCATCCCCCTGCGTCTCGACAGCGGAGTCCCCGTGACCCTGGGGGACGTAGCACATATCCAACTCGGCCCAGAGATGCGTCGCGGGATAGCCGAGCTTGATGGCGAAGGTGAGGTGGTGGGAGGAGTTGTTATCTTGCGTAGCGGCAAGAACGCACGGGAAACCATCGCCGCAGTCCAGAGCAAACTTGATGAGCTTAAGGCCAGCCTCCCTGAGGGGGTCGAAATCGTCACGACCTATGACCGCAGTAAGCTGATTGATAGTGCGGTCAAAAACCTCAGCTCCAAACTCATTCTAGAATTCATCATCGTGGCACTGGTATGTGCGCTTTTCTTGTGGCATTTGCGATCATCCCTGGTGGCGATTGTTTCCTTGCCCATCGGCATCCTGATTGCTTTTATCATCATGCAGCGCCAGGGCATCAACGCCAACATCATGTCCTTGGGCGGCATCGCCATTGCGATTGGGGCGATGGTGGATGCGGCCATCGTCATGGTTGAAAACACGCACAAACATATCGAAAGCTGGCACCGAGAGCATCCTGACTCCACCTTGAAAGGCGAGGCGCACTGGAAGGTGATCACCGATGCGGCCGTCGAGGTTGGGCCTGCGCTGTTTTTCTGCCTGTTGATCATTACCCTTTCATTCATCCCGGTGTTCACTCTCGAAGCTCAGGAAGGCCGGTTGTTTGGCCCGCTGGCTTTCACCAAAACCTATGCCATGGCAGCGGCCGCTGGCTTATCTGTCACCTTGGTGCCGGTGCTGATGGGGTATTGGATTCGAGGAAAAATTCCAAACGAACACCGCAACCCGCTTAATCGAGGCCTCATCAAAATGTATGAGCCCGTTCTCGACGCAGTCCTACGTTGGCCAAAAACAACCTTGATGGTGGCAGTTCTGGTTTTTCTAACCGGCTTATGGCCTGCATCTCAGCTGGGTGGTGAATTCCTGCCACCCATGGACGAGGGAGACCTGCTGTACATGCCTACAGCGCTCCCCGGGTTATCCGCAAACAAAGCATCGGAGTTATTGCAGCAGACGAATCGGCTTATCAAAACAGTTCCGGAAGTTGCGCATGTATTCGGCAAAGCGGGCCGCGCCGACACTGCCACCGACCCGGCGCCGTTGGAGATGTTTGAAACAACTATCCAGTTCAAGCCCAAGGAAGAGTGGCGGCCAGGCATGACAGCTGAAAAGCTGGTGGAGGAGCTGGATCAGACAGTACAAGTACCCGGCTTGGCTAACCTCTGGATACCACCGATACGTAACCGCATCGATATGCTCGCAACGGGTATCAAAAGCCCGATAGGCGTAAAGGTTTATGGCACCGACCTTGCGCAGATTGAAAAAACCACCAAAGCAATTGAGGACATAGCAAAAACGATACCAGGCGTCACCATGTCGTTGGCGGAGAGACTTACCGGCGGGCGCTACATTGACGTGGATATTGATCGGCAGACGGCAGCACGTTACGGCCTGAATATCGCTGATGTGCAGGCCATAGTAGCAGGCGCTATCGGTGGCCAGACCATTGGTGAAACCGTCGAGGGGCTCGCTAGATACCCCATCAACCTGCGTTATGGACGCGAATGGCGCGACTCATTGGGGACGTTGCGTGAACTTCCGATATTTACGCCGCAAGGCGCGCAGATTACCTTGGGTACCGTTGCTAAAATCCAGGTGGTTGATGGGCCACCGATGCTCAATAGTGAAAACGCCAGATTATCAGGCGTGGTTTATATTGACGCGCGCGGCCGGGACATGGCTGCGGTTGTTAACGACCTGAAAGAAAGGGTCAGCGAGAGCGTTGAGATCGGAGCGGGTATGAGTATCAACTATTCGGGCCAGTTCGAATTCATGGAGCGCGCTAATGCCAAGCTGAAGCTTGTCGTACCTGCCACGATGCTGATCATCTTTGTACTGCTCTACCTGATATTTTCACGTATTGGCGAAGCAATGCTGATCATGGTGACCTTGCCTTTTGCGCTCACGGGTGGCGTCTGGTTCTTGTACCTGTTGGGCTATCACTTCTCTATCTCTACTGGCGTCGGCTTTATTGCGTTGGCAGGCGTCTCGGCAGAATTCGGAGTGATCATGCTCTTGTATTTGAAAAACGCCTGGGTTGAAAGGCTGGAAAAAGGCGCTCAGGGCGAAGGCGATCTACTTGATGCAATTCATGAAGGGGCCGTACAGCGGGTACGCCCGAAGGCCATGACAGTTGCGGTTATTATCGCTGGGCTATTGCCCATACTCCTGGGAAGCGGCACCGGCAGCGAAATCATGAGCCGTATTGCCGCTCCCATGGTAGGTGGAATGATCACCGCCCCTCTACTATCCCTGTTTGTATTGCCAGCAGCTTATTTGCTTATGCACCGCAAGCGCTCAAGATCTTTAACGACACAACCGACCAGTAAATATGGAGAATATTGA
- a CDS encoding efflux RND transporter periplasmic adaptor subunit, translating to MTTPFKRIAFSLSSSLIIIVATIASLPTASFASEIADREVLYWYDPMMPQQKFDKPGKSPFMDMDLVPRYADEAGNGATMSIDPGITQNLGMRLATVQRESMNQSFRAAATLAFNDRDVAIVQARSSGFVERVYDLAPEDVIAKGAPLVDIFVPAWAAAQEEYLAISKVGDAQLLAAAKQRLRLTGMPTETIGQLERSHKAHPVWTVTSPIGGTVKTLDVRQGMTVQAGDSLASVNGLDTVWLEIAVPEAQVTNLAPGQSITVHLPAFAGEPLEATIQALLSQANLDSRTVRVRAELPNPEQRLRPGMTAEVTLNRNIEHALVVPAEAVIRTGRRALVMLAEAEGRYRPTEVRTGREFGDKTEILEGLDAGQTVVASGQFLLDSEASLRGLTAQTLEDVDHAHGPVLHEAEGTIVSLEDGMVGLSHGPFKTLHMPGMTMAFPVADPSLLAGVQVGSRVRVAVRESDEGLIIEHIETLEAPE from the coding sequence ATGACCACCCCATTCAAGCGCATTGCTTTCAGTCTCAGTTCTTCCTTGATCATCATAGTCGCAACTATAGCCAGCTTGCCTACAGCAAGCTTTGCTTCTGAAATAGCAGACAGGGAGGTGTTGTATTGGTACGACCCCATGATGCCGCAACAGAAGTTTGATAAGCCCGGCAAATCCCCTTTTATGGACATGGATCTCGTGCCTCGATATGCAGACGAAGCCGGTAATGGTGCAACCATGAGCATTGATCCAGGTATCACGCAGAACCTCGGTATGCGACTGGCCACTGTACAGCGTGAGTCGATGAACCAGTCATTCAGGGCAGCAGCCACATTGGCGTTCAATGACAGGGATGTGGCGATAGTGCAGGCACGCAGCAGTGGCTTTGTCGAGCGCGTTTACGACCTTGCCCCAGAGGATGTCATCGCCAAAGGCGCGCCCCTGGTGGATATCTTCGTGCCTGCCTGGGCAGCGGCTCAGGAAGAGTACCTGGCTATCAGTAAGGTAGGCGATGCACAGCTGCTCGCAGCCGCGAAACAAAGGTTACGGCTTACGGGCATGCCGACAGAAACAATCGGCCAACTGGAAAGAAGTCATAAAGCACACCCGGTCTGGACAGTAACAAGCCCAATAGGCGGGACAGTGAAGACACTGGATGTGCGCCAGGGGATGACCGTGCAAGCGGGTGACTCTTTGGCCAGCGTCAATGGGCTGGACACCGTCTGGCTGGAAATTGCGGTACCCGAGGCGCAGGTTACAAACCTGGCTCCGGGACAAAGCATCACCGTGCACCTGCCCGCCTTTGCAGGCGAACCGCTTGAAGCAACCATTCAGGCGCTGTTGTCGCAGGCCAATCTGGACAGCAGAACGGTGCGCGTTCGTGCTGAGCTGCCCAATCCCGAGCAACGACTTCGCCCGGGCATGACCGCCGAAGTGACACTGAACCGGAACATAGAGCATGCGCTGGTCGTTCCTGCGGAAGCGGTTATTCGCACCGGTCGGCGTGCCTTGGTCATGCTGGCTGAAGCAGAGGGACGTTATCGCCCTACTGAGGTGCGTACTGGGCGCGAGTTCGGCGACAAGACTGAGATACTTGAGGGCCTGGATGCAGGACAAACAGTCGTAGCGTCTGGACAATTTCTACTCGACTCCGAGGCAAGCCTACGCGGTTTGACCGCGCAAACACTGGAAGACGTTGATCATGCCCATGGACCAGTCCTGCATGAAGCCGAAGGCACAATCGTCAGTCTGGAAGATGGCATGGTTGGTCTGTCGCATGGGCCGTTCAAAACACTGCATATGCCCGGGATGACTATGGCTTTTCCGGTCGCGGACCCATCCCTGCTTGCAGGCGTGCAAGTGGGCAGTCGGGTTCGTGTTGCCGTACGCGAGAGCGACGAGGGACTGATCATTGAACACATCGAAACACTGGAGGCCCCAGAATGA
- a CDS encoding TolC family protein has product MRSNKPRAPLCAVTLIAGVLLYPTFAAALTLEQALQLAEQTAPSLEARAADVQAAQSSAVFAGELPDPKLTLGLQSVPIEGESRWRADRDAMTMQMIGVMQEVPNRAKRRARTEAAQAGIEARGVQQFAELLNVRQQTAEAWLAAFAIEQKLTLFKGFYHENQLFSQAIKARIAGGAGQTADSVLPQQEAALLAEKEDELLTMRTIARAELRRWIGDAASQTLAGDWPRWRADPTSHQQSLQRRPALLAYEPMTREAEAKVRQAIAEKTPDWSWGVDYLRRGNEFSDMVNLSVSFDLPIFTGSRQTPKIAAERAKLSQLEAEREVALRIHTQQLAADLAEYQRLDRALARLDQTLLPLAEEKVRLSLADYSAGTGELTSVIDARRQLVDTRLRRVDTARDRTLSNARLHFASGDTQP; this is encoded by the coding sequence ATGAGATCTAATAAACCTAGGGCTCCGCTCTGCGCGGTAACCTTGATCGCGGGTGTGCTGTTATACCCAACATTCGCGGCGGCATTAACGCTGGAACAAGCTTTGCAGTTAGCCGAACAGACGGCTCCTTCGCTGGAGGCCAGGGCAGCAGATGTGCAAGCTGCGCAAAGCTCGGCGGTCTTTGCTGGCGAACTCCCCGACCCGAAACTGACGCTCGGGTTGCAAAGTGTGCCTATCGAAGGCGAGTCACGCTGGCGGGCAGACAGGGACGCCATGACCATGCAGATGATCGGAGTGATGCAAGAGGTTCCAAACCGTGCCAAAAGACGGGCGCGAACTGAAGCAGCACAAGCCGGCATTGAGGCCCGTGGTGTCCAGCAGTTTGCGGAGCTTTTAAATGTCCGCCAGCAAACTGCCGAAGCATGGCTTGCCGCCTTCGCAATCGAGCAAAAGCTGACTCTTTTCAAGGGTTTTTACCATGAGAATCAGCTTTTCTCGCAAGCTATCAAAGCGCGTATTGCCGGAGGGGCAGGCCAGACAGCAGATAGCGTCCTGCCCCAGCAAGAGGCCGCCTTGCTCGCCGAAAAAGAGGATGAGCTGTTAACCATGCGGACAATTGCGCGAGCCGAGCTCCGTCGTTGGATAGGTGATGCGGCAAGCCAGACTCTTGCAGGCGACTGGCCCAGATGGCGAGCCGATCCCACATCGCATCAGCAAAGCCTGCAGCGCCGTCCTGCATTACTCGCTTACGAGCCGATGACGCGCGAAGCAGAGGCCAAGGTGCGCCAGGCTATCGCCGAGAAAACACCGGACTGGAGCTGGGGCGTCGATTACCTTCGTCGCGGCAATGAATTCAGCGACATGGTGAATCTCAGCGTCAGCTTTGACCTGCCTATTTTCACCGGCTCCCGTCAGACCCCCAAAATTGCGGCCGAGCGCGCAAAACTCAGCCAGTTAGAGGCGGAACGTGAAGTAGCCCTCCGTATACACACCCAGCAACTTGCCGCCGATCTGGCTGAGTACCAGCGCCTCGACCGCGCTCTGGCGCGCCTTGATCAGACGTTATTACCTTTGGCCGAGGAGAAGGTTCGCCTTTCTCTGGCTGACTACAGCGCCGGTACCGGTGAGCTTACCTCGGTGATCGATGCACGACGCCAACTGGTCGACACACGTCTGCGCCGCGTGGATACAGCGCGCGACAGAACGCTCAGCAACGCTCGTCTGCACTTCGCCTCTGGAGATACCCAACCATGA